From a region of the uncultured Desulfatiglans sp. genome:
- a CDS encoding Protein serine/threonine phosphatase translates to MPRHKGIAFKLVCLILLSCCVIFGLTFWYNYGVSRRLIAKNIEKNAAELMIATTNQLDRVLAAVEKVPQNLAFFLESAPCDGGQMMDILKALVENNPEIYGAAIAFEPYSYNRNTLAFAPYYFKSSDGVVFRYLPSEYFHSDWYQIPHELQRPIWSEPYYDEGGGDIIMATYSVPFYREVLGKRRIMGIVTADISLDWLQKIVGGIQIAETGYAFLLSKNGTFVTHPRRDLIMNETIFSLAEARSDPELREVGRSMIDEQSGYTPFFCTMTNKACWMGYSPLASSGWSLAVLFPQNELMADIVSLNRTVWTLVLAGFLVLLFVIAGIARSITRPLRSLTSAARDIAGGNLDAPLPEKRSGDEVGHLADSFAYMQQALKQYIQDLTETTAAKEKIESELRIAHEIQMGILPKVFPPFPDHSEFEICAALEPAKEVGGDLYDFFFLDERHLCFTVGDVSGKGVPASLFMAITQTLVKTKATQGLAPHVVLGRVNRDLSLDNPSLMFVTLFLGILDIETGEITYANGGHNPPYVMRSDGSVTQLPGTDGMALGVMEDFVFRSKSVRLGPGEMLFLYTDGVTEAVDVNETLYSEARLEQKLKEVEEMPIDQMVRTIMTSVHTFAGKAPQADDITILVLRFKGLGQKGAGGEA, encoded by the coding sequence ATGCCGCGCCATAAAGGAATCGCCTTCAAGCTGGTCTGTCTCATCCTGCTCAGTTGCTGCGTGATCTTCGGCCTGACCTTCTGGTACAACTATGGCGTCTCCCGCCGGCTCATCGCGAAGAACATCGAAAAAAACGCGGCCGAACTTATGATCGCCACGACCAACCAACTCGACCGCGTCCTCGCGGCCGTGGAAAAAGTCCCCCAGAATCTTGCGTTCTTCCTGGAAAGCGCCCCGTGCGACGGCGGCCAGATGATGGACATCCTGAAGGCCCTGGTCGAAAACAACCCCGAGATCTATGGCGCCGCCATCGCCTTCGAACCCTACAGCTACAACCGGAACACCCTGGCCTTCGCCCCCTACTACTTCAAAAGCTCCGACGGGGTCGTATTCCGATACCTGCCTTCCGAGTATTTTCACAGCGACTGGTATCAGATCCCGCACGAACTGCAACGCCCCATCTGGAGCGAACCGTACTACGACGAGGGGGGCGGCGACATCATCATGGCTACCTACTCCGTGCCCTTCTACCGGGAGGTGCTGGGAAAGCGCCGGATCATGGGCATCGTCACCGCCGACATCTCCCTTGATTGGCTGCAGAAGATCGTGGGGGGCATCCAGATCGCCGAAACCGGCTACGCCTTCCTGCTCTCCAAGAACGGGACGTTCGTGACCCACCCGCGACGCGATCTGATCATGAACGAAACCATCTTCAGCCTGGCCGAGGCGCGCAGCGACCCGGAGCTGAGGGAGGTCGGACGTTCGATGATCGATGAGCAGTCCGGCTACACGCCGTTCTTCTGCACCATGACGAACAAGGCCTGTTGGATGGGCTACTCGCCGCTCGCATCCAGCGGCTGGTCGCTGGCGGTCCTCTTTCCCCAGAACGAACTGATGGCCGACATCGTCTCCTTGAACCGCACGGTGTGGACGCTGGTCCTGGCGGGCTTTCTGGTGCTCCTTTTCGTCATTGCGGGAATCGCCCGTTCGATTACGCGCCCGCTCCGGTCCCTCACGTCGGCCGCCCGGGACATCGCCGGCGGCAACCTGGACGCCCCTCTGCCTGAAAAGCGGTCAGGCGATGAGGTCGGACATCTGGCCGACTCCTTCGCCTATATGCAGCAGGCGCTCAAACAGTACATCCAGGACCTCACCGAGACCACGGCGGCCAAGGAAAAGATCGAAAGCGAACTCCGCATCGCGCACGAGATCCAGATGGGCATCCTTCCCAAGGTCTTCCCGCCCTTTCCGGACCACAGCGAGTTCGAGATCTGCGCCGCGCTGGAGCCCGCCAAGGAGGTTGGCGGCGATCTGTACGACTTCTTTTTCCTGGACGAGCGGCATCTCTGCTTCACCGTCGGCGATGTCAGCGGCAAGGGCGTTCCGGCTTCCCTCTTCATGGCCATCACGCAGACCCTGGTCAAAACCAAGGCCACCCAGGGGCTCGCCCCCCATGTGGTGCTGGGACGAGTCAACCGCGACCTGTCGCTCGACAACCCCTCCCTCATGTTCGTCACCCTCTTTCTCGGCATCCTGGATATCGAGACAGGGGAGATCACCTACGCGAACGGCGGCCATAACCCGCCCTATGTCATGCGCAGCGACGGCTCCGTCACGCAGCTGCCGGGGACGGACGGCATGGCCCTCGGGGTCATGGAAGACTTCGTTTTCCGCTCGAAAAGCGTCCGGCTGGGCCCCGGAGAGATGTTGTTCCTTTACACGGACGGCGTGACGGAGGCGGTGGACGTGAACGAGACGCTGTATTCGGAGGCGCGCCTCGAACAGAAATTGAAGGAAGTAGAAGAAATGCCGATCGATCAGATGGTCCGGACGATCATGACAAGCGTGCACACCTTCGCCGGGAAGGCCCCCCAGGCCGACGACATCACCATCCTCGTCCTGCGCTTCAAGGGATTGGGGCAAAAGGGGGCAGGCGGCGAGGCCTGA
- a CDS encoding DEAD/DEAH box helicase (modular protein), translated as MFAKIGVPEPAPFQPDPFQLEALALIRDYDVLVSAPTGAGKTWIAVQAIHAALAEGRRTWYASPLKALSNAIYQEFIQEFGGSNCGILTGDRKENADASVIVGTTEILRNQLYDAMHEGTQVRADLVVLDEAHYLSDPDRGVVWEEVLIYLPSRVRLLLLSATVSNAREVCAWLKEVRQSENRVVRAADRPVPLEMLFLFPDSFIGPLGGAKGLSPRIRKFMQSPGAKGRRDSGRMDFGAVISALREYRLLPAIFFLKSRADCDRAILTCPPVEHAEDTRSEMEAEIEAFLAQYPHLRGHRQMGSLVESRVASHHGGQLPYWKLLVEKMMNRGWLDAIFSTSTVAAGVNFPARTVVLLQSDRYNGREFIDLTSTDLHQMIGRAGRRGKDFIGFALLVPGRHLDPQLIYDLQDAPPEPLVSQIHINFSMTLNLLLSYGPEEIKTLLERSFAAFQESRFGSSVQQRWDAMVSRLRRVLPEGRCDTSDPFAVIENIQKTAELQKDVRKLDRLVRNEALAALYQAYLKPGRLFLHKNGAVYVVFRTQREHRQLVCAAYNLKRLPRSRKGRIPLRKVPIHQIKTLYDYRVELPEAFDPEEVARFFAEVPTEDLPVLNVEVSDADLGGEELERIREKLRALPCERCEHRKACHREKKGPIRQLLRELEALAVHMEEMEGGLWLSFNRHLRFLKETGFVDAANRLTPDGEWASKLRLDQPLLIAELIRRRGLEEVTPELLAGALAPFVWDRVQEVELRLGGGIGLDRVEALFDRILDLIDPIRELKARRGFANPPILFWPAAALYLWARGVPWEELLRWVAIDEGDMASLIMRTADHLRQVANLRETHLELALRAEAAIERILREPVFIE; from the coding sequence GTGTTCGCGAAGATCGGTGTGCCCGAGCCGGCCCCGTTCCAGCCGGACCCCTTCCAGTTGGAGGCCCTCGCGCTGATCCGTGATTATGATGTTCTGGTGAGCGCTCCCACGGGCGCCGGCAAGACCTGGATCGCCGTCCAGGCGATTCACGCCGCCCTGGCCGAGGGCCGCCGCACCTGGTATGCCTCTCCCCTCAAGGCCCTTTCGAATGCCATCTACCAGGAGTTCATCCAGGAGTTCGGGGGCTCGAACTGCGGCATCCTGACGGGGGACCGCAAGGAGAACGCCGATGCCTCCGTGATCGTCGGGACGACGGAGATCCTTCGCAACCAGCTCTACGACGCCATGCACGAAGGCACCCAGGTGCGGGCCGACCTGGTCGTTCTGGACGAGGCCCACTACCTTAGCGACCCCGACCGGGGCGTCGTTTGGGAGGAGGTCCTGATCTACCTCCCCTCCCGGGTGCGGCTCCTGCTCCTCTCGGCCACCGTGTCGAACGCCCGGGAGGTCTGCGCCTGGCTGAAAGAGGTGCGGCAGTCGGAGAATCGGGTCGTGCGGGCCGCCGACCGCCCCGTGCCGCTCGAGATGCTCTTTCTCTTCCCGGATTCCTTCATCGGGCCGCTTGGCGGGGCCAAGGGGCTGAGCCCGCGGATCAGGAAGTTCATGCAGTCGCCGGGGGCCAAAGGACGCAGAGACAGCGGCCGGATGGATTTCGGGGCGGTCATCTCCGCGCTGCGGGAGTACCGTCTGCTCCCGGCGATCTTCTTCCTGAAATCGCGGGCGGATTGCGACCGGGCCATCCTGACCTGTCCGCCGGTCGAACACGCGGAGGACACACGTTCGGAGATGGAGGCGGAGATCGAGGCCTTTCTCGCGCAATACCCCCACCTGCGCGGGCACCGTCAGATGGGCTCCCTCGTGGAGTCGCGCGTCGCTTCGCACCACGGAGGGCAGCTCCCCTATTGGAAGCTGCTCGTCGAAAAGATGATGAACCGGGGCTGGCTCGATGCCATCTTTTCCACCTCGACCGTGGCGGCGGGCGTCAATTTCCCCGCGCGGACGGTGGTTCTGCTCCAGAGCGACCGGTACAACGGCCGCGAGTTCATCGATCTGACCTCGACCGATCTCCACCAGATGATCGGCCGGGCCGGCCGGCGCGGGAAGGACTTCATCGGCTTCGCCCTCCTCGTCCCGGGAAGGCACCTGGACCCCCAGCTGATCTATGATCTCCAGGATGCCCCGCCGGAGCCGCTTGTCAGCCAGATCCACATCAACTTCTCGATGACCTTGAACCTGCTCCTCTCCTATGGCCCGGAGGAGATCAAAACCCTCCTCGAGCGATCCTTCGCGGCGTTCCAGGAATCCCGCTTCGGATCGAGTGTCCAGCAGCGCTGGGATGCGATGGTCTCGCGCCTCAGGCGGGTCCTGCCGGAGGGGCGCTGCGACACATCGGACCCCTTCGCTGTCATCGAGAACATCCAGAAGACGGCGGAGCTTCAGAAGGATGTCCGAAAACTCGACCGTTTAGTGCGGAACGAGGCGCTGGCGGCCCTGTACCAGGCCTATTTGAAGCCGGGGCGCCTCTTCCTGCACAAGAACGGAGCGGTCTATGTCGTTTTCCGGACCCAGCGGGAACACCGGCAGCTCGTCTGCGCCGCCTACAACCTCAAACGCCTGCCGCGGTCGCGCAAAGGGCGGATCCCCCTGCGCAAGGTGCCGATTCACCAGATCAAGACCCTGTACGACTACCGTGTGGAACTGCCCGAGGCCTTCGACCCGGAAGAGGTCGCGCGCTTCTTTGCCGAGGTCCCTACGGAGGACCTGCCCGTCCTGAACGTGGAGGTCTCGGACGCGGACCTGGGAGGGGAGGAACTCGAGAGGATTCGGGAAAAGCTGCGCGCGCTGCCCTGCGAGCGCTGCGAACACCGCAAGGCCTGCCACCGGGAGAAAAAGGGCCCTATCCGGCAGCTTTTGAGGGAGCTCGAGGCCTTGGCGGTGCACATGGAAGAGATGGAGGGGGGGCTCTGGCTCAGCTTCAACCGCCATCTGCGGTTCCTCAAGGAAACTGGCTTCGTGGATGCCGCGAACCGGCTTACGCCGGACGGGGAATGGGCCTCCAAGCTGCGGCTCGACCAACCCCTGCTCATTGCCGAACTGATCCGCAGGAGAGGACTCGAAGAGGTGACTCCGGAGCTGCTGGCCGGGGCGCTTGCGCCGTTCGTGTGGGACCGGGTGCAAGAGGTGGAGCTTCGGCTGGGCGGTGGCATCGGGCTGGACCGGGTGGAGGCGCTCTTCGACCGGATCCTCGACCTCATCGATCCCATCCGGGAGCTGAAGGCGCGGCGGGGCTTCGCGAACCCTCCGATCCTCTTCTGGCCGGCCGCGGCCCTGTATCTCTGGGCGCGCGGGGTCCCGTGGGAGGAGCTCCTGCGGTGGGTGGCAATCGATGAAGGGGACATGGCCTCCCTGATCATGCGGACAGCGGATCACCTGCGCCAGGTGGCCAATCTGCGGGAAACCCATCTCGAACTGGCTCTGAGGGCCGAAGCGGCCATCGAGCGGATTTTACGGGAGCCGGTTTTCATCGAATAG
- a CDS encoding Acyl-CoA dehydrogenase family protein, with amino-acid sequence MTEQSKMDPETLSMVMETIAKLERERLPLETRLALDQAGDFPMDLIRFMLGPEVALHLIFIPEEYGGLGAGATEIALVSERMARMDLAIATSFLAICLGMDPIRVGGTPEQKAKYITKIAEEGLIVAYGVTEPDAGSNVQALKTKAERVLDDAGQITGYRLNGQKQFITNGGVADLYTILADTPEGPSFFVVEGGAKGLVPGKHEDKHGIRASDTCPLTLEDLFVPVENLLGGVEGQGLKQANQVFGYTRLMVATFGLGGGMASLERAIRYSKERIQFGGPLCEKQGYTHRLLVPHAVQLEAARAYIEWVGRRLDTVDEDLQVEGSIAKYFATEAGDAMANDGIQAFGGYGYIREYEVEKIKRDVKILTIYEGTSEIQRSIISMFRMRETVRSKGGFYEQMAARALELPVSTGGPQLSDALKVLNELILGARKAKLTRHQIVMFLLADMITWCEVAFALCRKAAEDSGDRRYSKDYLEAAARLFVCEALETVYTKGLRLSQGAGDEPLPALMGVLSALPLAECLQGMLRDMDLVAAELVA; translated from the coding sequence ATGACAGAACAATCGAAAATGGACCCCGAAACGCTGTCCATGGTGATGGAGACCATCGCGAAACTGGAGCGGGAGCGCCTCCCCCTCGAAACGAGACTGGCCCTGGATCAGGCCGGGGACTTTCCCATGGACCTCATCCGGTTCATGTTGGGGCCGGAGGTAGCGCTTCACCTGATCTTCATCCCCGAGGAATACGGCGGTCTGGGGGCCGGCGCCACCGAGATCGCCCTCGTGAGCGAGCGGATGGCCAGGATGGATCTGGCCATTGCGACCTCCTTTCTGGCGATCTGCCTCGGTATGGACCCGATCCGGGTGGGAGGGACGCCCGAGCAGAAGGCCAAGTACATCACGAAGATCGCCGAGGAAGGCCTGATCGTCGCCTATGGGGTGACCGAGCCCGATGCGGGGTCCAATGTCCAGGCGTTGAAGACGAAGGCCGAACGGGTGCTGGACGATGCGGGCCAGATCACCGGCTACCGGCTGAACGGCCAGAAGCAGTTCATCACGAACGGCGGGGTGGCGGATCTCTACACGATCCTCGCCGACACGCCCGAGGGGCCGTCGTTCTTTGTCGTGGAAGGCGGGGCGAAGGGGCTCGTCCCGGGTAAGCACGAAGACAAGCACGGCATCCGGGCCTCCGACACCTGCCCTCTGACCCTGGAAGACCTGTTCGTCCCGGTGGAGAATCTTCTCGGCGGCGTCGAGGGACAGGGGCTGAAGCAGGCCAATCAGGTCTTCGGGTATACGCGCCTCATGGTGGCGACCTTCGGCCTTGGCGGCGGGATGGCTTCCCTCGAGCGTGCGATCCGCTACTCTAAGGAGCGCATTCAGTTCGGCGGGCCGCTCTGTGAAAAGCAGGGGTACACCCACCGGCTCCTCGTTCCGCACGCCGTGCAGCTCGAGGCGGCTCGGGCCTACATCGAGTGGGTCGGCCGGCGTCTGGACACGGTCGATGAGGATCTGCAGGTCGAGGGTTCCATCGCGAAGTATTTCGCCACGGAAGCCGGCGACGCCATGGCCAACGACGGCATCCAGGCCTTCGGGGGGTACGGCTACATCCGGGAGTACGAGGTCGAGAAGATCAAGCGCGATGTGAAGATCCTGACGATCTATGAGGGGACGAGCGAGATCCAGCGCAGCATTATCTCCATGTTCCGCATGCGGGAGACGGTGCGCTCGAAGGGCGGCTTCTATGAGCAAATGGCCGCCCGGGCGCTCGAGCTGCCTGTTTCGACCGGCGGCCCCCAGTTGTCCGATGCCTTGAAAGTCCTGAACGAACTGATCCTCGGGGCCCGGAAGGCGAAGCTCACGCGCCACCAGATCGTCATGTTCCTGCTGGCGGACATGATCACCTGGTGCGAGGTGGCCTTCGCTCTCTGCCGGAAGGCCGCTGAGGATTCGGGCGACCGGCGGTACTCGAAGGATTACCTGGAGGCGGCGGCGAGGCTCTTCGTATGCGAGGCCCTCGAAACCGTTTATACCAAAGGGCTTCGGCTCTCGCAGGGCGCGGGCGACGAGCCTCTGCCCGCGTTGATGGGGGTGCTTTCGGCCCTGCCGCTGGCCGAGTGCCTGCAGGGGATGCTGAGGGACATGGATCTGGTGGCGGCGGAACTGGTGGCTTGA
- a CDS encoding conserved hypothetical protein (Evidence 4 : Unknown function but conserved in other organisms) has translation MATSKEVRHAGYYMGRLSKDCDLLEALERFCIEKGITLGRVEALGALQKARLGYYDQKKRTYRYLDLDRNLEVTSLMGNISLKDGRPMVHAHMTLADREGKAFGGHLTTGNVVFACEFVIQAFEGAVLERTFDPETDLFLWDLR, from the coding sequence ATGGCGACGTCCAAAGAGGTTCGGCACGCCGGTTACTACATGGGCCGGCTTTCGAAAGACTGCGACCTCCTCGAGGCGCTCGAGCGGTTCTGCATCGAAAAGGGGATTACGCTCGGGCGCGTGGAGGCCCTCGGGGCTTTGCAAAAGGCGAGGCTCGGCTATTATGATCAGAAAAAGAGGACCTATCGCTATCTGGATCTGGATCGAAACCTGGAGGTGACCTCCCTCATGGGGAACATCTCCCTGAAGGACGGGCGCCCGATGGTACACGCCCACATGACCCTGGCGGACAGGGAAGGCAAGGCCTTCGGGGGGCATCTCACGACGGGGAACGTCGTTTTCGCCTGCGAGTTCGTCATCCAGGCCTTCGAAGGGGCGGTGCTGGAGCGGACATTCGATCCGGAGACGGACCTCTTTTTGTGGGATCTGAGATGA
- a CDS encoding hypothetical protein (Evidence 5 : Unknown function): MTGKGSFMRIRDGIVVDVPREGKVKVAVRPQPLKGNHVGAQDPDFAVRDDPAVFEVANTVGAEVGDTVLLVAPDRAGTHHFLPFVGLIAIGGLLGLLIFRLVDNQWAFSAYAGALVWWLALVPGAAVAAFFLRRSGRGGGFAIDRVLKKAPPPQERSGPDGPRC, translated from the coding sequence ATGACAGGAAAGGGGAGTTTCATGAGAATCCGTGACGGGATCGTGGTCGATGTTCCCAGGGAGGGCAAGGTCAAAGTAGCAGTTCGGCCTCAACCCTTGAAAGGGAACCATGTTGGGGCGCAGGACCCGGATTTTGCCGTTCGGGACGATCCCGCCGTTTTCGAGGTCGCGAACACGGTCGGGGCCGAGGTAGGCGACACCGTGCTGCTCGTGGCCCCCGACAGGGCCGGCACACATCATTTCCTGCCGTTTGTGGGCCTGATTGCGATCGGCGGCCTGCTCGGGTTGCTGATCTTCCGCCTGGTGGACAATCAGTGGGCCTTCAGCGCCTATGCCGGGGCGCTGGTGTGGTGGCTGGCCCTCGTCCCGGGGGCCGCCGTCGCGGCCTTTTTCCTGCGCCGAAGCGGCCGGGGCGGCGGTTTTGCCATCGACAGGGTGCTCAAAAAGGCGCCACCGCCTCAGGAGCGATCCGGTCCGGACGGACCCCGTTGTTGA
- the cobB gene encoding NAD-dependent protein deacetylase, with protein sequence MDALLSKGRTLIEQARRILVFSGAGLSTESGIPDFRSPGGIWSRYDPSDFYFHKIISDEGAREAYWRMSSEYWITMRDALPNPAHLAVKRLEDAGKLEAVVTQNIDRLHHKAGNSPERIIEIHGTAFTVSCLTCGKPYDREAIEALLHSGVKAPYCEACGGILKPDTISFGQSMPMDKMERAMHLAAACDLCIVLGSSLVVYPAASVPEEVLRNGSRLIIVNRDPTHLDQSADLVIHESIGGVLQGMVE encoded by the coding sequence ATGGATGCGCTCTTGAGCAAAGGCAGAACCCTCATCGAGCAGGCCCGAAGGATCCTGGTCTTCAGCGGCGCGGGTCTCAGCACCGAATCCGGCATCCCCGACTTCAGGAGTCCGGGCGGCATCTGGAGCCGATATGACCCGTCCGATTTCTATTTCCACAAGATCATCTCGGACGAAGGCGCACGGGAAGCCTACTGGCGCATGAGCTCGGAATACTGGATCACCATGCGGGATGCCCTTCCCAACCCCGCCCATCTGGCGGTCAAGCGGCTCGAGGACGCGGGGAAGCTCGAGGCGGTCGTCACACAAAACATCGATCGCCTGCATCACAAGGCGGGGAACTCCCCGGAGAGGATCATCGAGATCCACGGCACCGCCTTCACGGTCTCCTGCCTCACCTGCGGCAAGCCGTATGACCGGGAAGCCATCGAGGCCTTGCTGCATAGCGGCGTCAAGGCCCCCTATTGCGAGGCGTGCGGCGGCATCCTCAAACCGGACACCATTTCCTTCGGCCAGAGCATGCCCATGGACAAAATGGAACGGGCCATGCACCTCGCAGCGGCCTGCGACTTATGCATAGTCCTCGGCTCTTCCCTGGTCGTCTACCCGGCCGCGTCCGTCCCGGAAGAAGTCCTGCGCAACGGCTCCAGGCTCATCATTGTCAATCGCGATCCCACTCACCTGGATCAAAGCGCCGACCTGGTCATCCATGAATCCATCGGCGGGGTGCTGCAGGGCATGGTCGAGTGA
- a CDS encoding Heat shock protein Hsp20 has product MTTELVKRTRRPSWMTPFGREGWGDVFFDRLWPEWMRDMGEEWTPSVDLSEKEGKYLLKAELPGMTKDDISVTYEDGVVTITGKKETKKEEEGADYYVKESRYGSFTRSFRLPTGIDESKVDAQFKDGVLTVAMPKKEGEKSRKIDIK; this is encoded by the coding sequence ATGACAACGGAACTGGTTAAAAGGACTCGTAGGCCGTCATGGATGACGCCCTTCGGGCGCGAAGGTTGGGGAGACGTCTTCTTCGATCGTTTGTGGCCCGAGTGGATGAGGGACATGGGTGAAGAGTGGACTCCGAGTGTTGACCTGAGCGAAAAGGAAGGGAAGTATTTGCTGAAGGCAGAACTTCCCGGGATGACCAAGGACGACATCAGCGTAACTTACGAAGACGGCGTTGTGACGATCACCGGAAAAAAGGAAACCAAAAAGGAAGAGGAAGGCGCAGATTACTACGTGAAGGAGTCCCGTTATGGTTCCTTCACCAGGAGTTTCCGCCTCCCCACAGGAATCGATGAATCCAAGGTGGATGCCCAGTTCAAGGACGGCGTCCTGACGGTAGCAATGCCTAAGAAAGAAGGCGAGAAATCCAGGAAGATCGACATTAAATAG
- the rlmL gene encoding Ribosomal RNA large subunit methyltransferase K/L (Includes: 23S rRNA m2G2445 methyltransferase; 23S rRNA m7G2069 methyltransferase), with the protein MQASYRFYATAPKGMGGLLAEELKALNAHKIVPGRAGVAFEDHLESAYRVCLWSRLANRVLMPITSFPAASPEALYEGIRTIDWSQHLGPSDTLAVDCKIEQSAITHSRYAALKIKDAIVDQFRDAGGVRPSVDLLQPSVRVNAYIKKDRVMVSLDLAGSSLHLRGYREERVFAPMKENLAAAVLAFSGWPEIAARGGPLADPLCGSGTLLIEAALMAADAAPGLLRPYYGFLGWRGHDPRLWERLLKEARERREAGIQRLPLIMGWDKDPAAVSVSLANAARAGFQGRIRVEACAIAHAMPSRDLPAGLFVTNPPYGERIGEETALIPLYGEIGHILKTRFGGWKAAVFTGNPRLGREIGIRPDRTHVFYNGPLRCELLTFEIPSGRRVRRIPGSGRLEPPRTEAPKPPAPEIGPGGEMLGNRLKKNLKVLSRWARSVGVDCFRVYDADLPEYNFAIDLYRGESLWAHVQEYEAPLTVSPRRAEERRAEALAVIPSVLDIPPDHLFFKVRQRQRGAGQYGKQDDLGRFTIVKEGPCRFWVNLTDYIDTGLFLDHRITRDLIRTMANGKRFLNLFGYTGTATVHALAGGARSTTTVDLSATYLDWARRNIELNGFDAAEQELIQADCLQWLAEASAESPPSRQYDLIFLDAPTFSNSKRMKESFDIQRDHPELLAQALELLAPEGDLIFSTNRRSFKLNEQLLSSCSIRDITRATLPKDFARHENIHHCWHLTKEPA; encoded by the coding sequence TTGCAGGCTTCTTACCGATTTTATGCAACGGCGCCGAAGGGCATGGGCGGCCTTCTCGCGGAAGAGCTCAAGGCTCTCAACGCCCACAAGATCGTACCCGGGCGCGCCGGGGTGGCCTTTGAGGACCATCTGGAAAGCGCATACCGCGTCTGTTTGTGGTCCCGCCTGGCAAACCGCGTCCTGATGCCTATCACGAGTTTTCCCGCGGCTTCGCCCGAGGCGCTCTACGAAGGAATCCGGACGATCGACTGGTCGCAGCATCTCGGGCCTTCGGACACCCTCGCTGTCGACTGCAAGATTGAGCAATCCGCCATCACGCATTCCAGGTATGCCGCACTCAAGATCAAGGATGCCATCGTCGACCAGTTCAGGGATGCAGGCGGTGTCCGCCCCTCGGTTGACCTGCTGCAGCCTTCCGTGCGAGTCAATGCCTACATCAAGAAAGACCGCGTCATGGTGAGCCTCGACCTGGCCGGATCGAGCCTCCATCTCCGGGGCTACCGCGAAGAGCGCGTCTTCGCACCCATGAAGGAGAACCTGGCCGCAGCGGTGCTCGCCTTCTCGGGCTGGCCCGAAATCGCTGCACGGGGCGGCCCGCTCGCCGACCCTCTGTGCGGTTCGGGTACCCTTCTGATCGAAGCGGCCCTCATGGCCGCCGACGCTGCGCCCGGCCTCCTCAGACCCTACTACGGATTCCTCGGGTGGCGGGGCCACGACCCACGCCTCTGGGAAAGGCTCCTCAAAGAGGCCCGGGAAAGGCGCGAGGCCGGGATTCAGAGACTGCCTCTCATCATGGGCTGGGACAAGGACCCTGCGGCGGTTTCGGTGAGTCTTGCCAATGCGGCGCGGGCCGGGTTCCAGGGAAGGATTCGGGTGGAAGCCTGTGCAATCGCCCATGCCATGCCATCGAGAGATTTGCCTGCCGGACTTTTCGTGACCAATCCCCCTTATGGCGAGCGCATCGGGGAGGAAACGGCCCTGATCCCGCTTTACGGTGAAATCGGCCACATCCTCAAGACGCGCTTCGGCGGGTGGAAGGCGGCCGTCTTCACGGGCAACCCACGTCTCGGGAGGGAAATCGGGATCCGCCCCGACAGGACCCATGTATTCTACAACGGGCCGCTGCGCTGTGAACTGCTGACCTTCGAGATCCCGTCCGGGAGGCGTGTGCGCCGCATACCCGGCAGCGGGCGCCTCGAGCCCCCTCGGACGGAGGCCCCCAAGCCGCCCGCCCCGGAGATCGGCCCGGGCGGTGAGATGCTCGGCAACCGCCTCAAAAAGAACCTGAAGGTGCTTTCACGCTGGGCCCGCAGCGTAGGGGTCGACTGCTTCCGCGTCTACGACGCGGACCTCCCCGAGTACAATTTCGCGATCGATCTGTACCGGGGCGAATCCCTCTGGGCCCACGTGCAGGAATACGAGGCCCCGCTCACGGTAAGTCCTCGCAGGGCGGAGGAGCGGCGCGCCGAGGCCCTGGCGGTCATTCCCTCCGTTCTCGACATCCCGCCGGACCACCTTTTCTTCAAGGTCCGGCAGCGTCAGAGAGGGGCCGGGCAGTATGGGAAACAGGACGACCTCGGCCGCTTCACCATCGTCAAGGAAGGCCCCTGCCGCTTCTGGGTGAACCTGACGGACTATATCGATACGGGGCTTTTCCTGGACCATCGCATTACGCGGGACCTCATCCGGACCATGGCCAACGGAAAACGTTTTCTCAACCTCTTCGGCTACACAGGAACCGCCACGGTCCACGCGCTCGCGGGCGGCGCCAGGAGCACCACCACTGTGGACCTCTCCGCCACCTATCTCGATTGGGCGCGGCGCAACATCGAGCTGAATGGCTTCGATGCGGCGGAACAGGAACTGATCCAGGCCGACTGCCTTCAATGGCTTGCCGAGGCCTCTGCGGAAAGCCCGCCCTCACGCCAGTATGACCTGATCTTCCTCGATGCCCCCACATTCTCCAATTCCAAGCGGATGAAAGAGAGTTTCGACATCCAACGCGACCATCCGGAACTGCTCGCCCAGGCCTTGGAGCTGCTTGCACCGGAAGGGGACCTGATCTTTTCCACCAACCGGCGAAGCTTCAAACTGAACGAGCAGCTCCTGAGCTCCTGCAGCATCAGGGACATCACGCGCGCGACCCTGCCGAAGGATTTCGCGAGGCATGAAAACATCCACCACTGCTGGCACCTGACGAAGGAGCCGGCTTGA